CCATCGAGGTGGACCTAGGTTGCGGGAAGGGACGATTCCTCCTCGCGAGGGCGGCCAAGCATCCGGAAACCAATTTTCTCGGCATCGACCGCATGCTCCGCAGAATACGAAAAATTGACAACAAGGCGCGCCGACTTGGCCTGGATAACATCCGATTGCTCCGGGTGGAGGGCTATTATGCCGTCGCCTATTTGATGCCCCCGGATTCGATTCAAACCTATTACATTTTCTTTCCCGATCCATGGCCCAAAAAGAGGCATCACGAAAATCGGCTTTTCAGTCCGCGATTCATAGACGCGCTCTATCGGACGCTTGTCGATGGTGGAGCGGTCCATGTCGCAACAGACCATGGAGACTACTTCGAACAGATCTTCGCCCTTCTCGGTGGAGATCCGAGGTTCCGGAGGATTGAGCCTTTCGTGCCCGCCCCTGATGAACAGACGGATTTTGAACTTTGGTACGCCAGCCGAACCATCATTCACCGGCTGTCGGTCCAAAAGCTGGGCGGCAACCTCTCGAATTCGGCATCGACCCAAAATCCTGTCCGGGCCTCTTGATTGGCACGTTGATAGAAGCGCTCAAGGGGCAAGCGAGCAGATCTCGAACCGTTCTAAGCGGCTCCCGTGCGGCTTTGCAGAACCAAGCTCATGCCCCGCTGCGTGTATTCGCGCAAGAGCTGCATCAGCGAACGTCCCGGGCTGTCGGGGACTTGTTTCAGCAGAAACCACGCAGACCCGCGAAGAAAAATCGCGAGCAAAAACAGATTGTGGAAGGCGGTCCACTCGAAAGAGCCGATGGTATAGGTCAGCCGCCCTAAAGACTCGAATAAAAGACCCGAAAGCAGCGCAGCGAAAAAGCCTGTGGCGCCGGTGGCCGCGCCGAGAACAGCCAGATACATCATCCGAGCGCGAGCCGGAGCCGTCACAAGGCTCATGTTGAAGGCCGCCGTATTAAATCCACCCCACCCCACCCCATCCACCACGGCGCTGAGCCAAATGAACGGCAGGAAATCGGGCGCCGAGAGAATCCAGCACAACGGCAAGACAATTCCGACGATTAGGGATGTGATCTTCAAAACCGTTTTGTGTCCGACCTGGTCGGCGACACGACCCCAGAGAGGGGCCGCGATCAACGTAACAATCGCCACAATCGCACTCCACATCGCAACCTGAGTGAATGACATCCGCAAGGGACCCAAAAAATAGGGAAAAACGAACGGAGAGCTGACCATCACTGCCGCATTCCAATACATGGAAAAAAGCACAAACCGCAGAAAAACCTTGTTCCGAAGCGGCTCCCGCACCGACTCGGAAAATGATTTCAACGTAACCGACCGCGGCGGGTC
The genomic region above belongs to Kiritimatiellia bacterium and contains:
- the trmB gene encoding tRNA (guanosine(46)-N7)-methyltransferase TrmB, with product MQPRIPSVRVIPDDWIHPLPLPAWFPRRQPIEVDLGCGKGRFLLARAAKHPETNFLGIDRMLRRIRKIDNKARRLGLDNIRLLRVEGYYAVAYLMPPDSIQTYYIFFPDPWPKKRHHENRLFSPRFIDALYRTLVDGGAVHVATDHGDYFEQIFALLGGDPRFRRIEPFVPAPDEQTDFELWYASRTIIHRLSVQKLGGNLSNSASTQNPVRAS
- a CDS encoding MFS transporter, with the protein product MKVFIEEARGSEQSAPVPLPLSRPDFLALRRRSLRASIVEGAFTMVFMTWTSGSVLTGYLLALGATPLEIAAAASMPFLIQVFGPLVTWWAARVRNRILYIQTMTAFGRGMWAVAVFLPWMDFSRPAQVLIGLIAISGLLQVGTGPAWVSLMGDTVLSEERGRYFGLRNGIMSVVSTAAALSAGYYLDRARSPDGFQFIMAIALIFAVVGIVLYAQQVDPPRSVTLKSFSESVREPLRNKVFLRFVLFSMYWNAAVMVSSPFVFPYFLGPLRMSFTQVAMWSAIVAIVTLIAAPLWGRVADQVGHKTVLKITSLIVGIVLPLCWILSAPDFLPFIWLSAVVDGVGWGGFNTAAFNMSLVTAPARARMMYLAVLGAATGATGFFAALLSGLLFESLGRLTYTIGSFEWTAFHNLFLLAIFLRGSAWFLLKQVPDSPGRSLMQLLREYTQRGMSLVLQSRTGAA